The following are from one region of the Microbacterium sp. BK668 genome:
- the fbaA gene encoding class II fructose-bisphosphate aldolase, which translates to MPVATPEQYAEMLDRAKAGGFAYPAINAASSQSINAILQGLTEAGSDGIIQVTTGGADYFAGHTVKGRATGALAFAKFATEVAKNYPVTIALHTDHCPKPALEDFVLPLIAASEEEVRSGGSPLFQSHMWDGSAVPLDENVEIAKELLPRLKAINAILEVEIGVVGGEEDGVKHEGTNDALYTTTGDVSKFVEALGLGENGRYIAALTFGNVHGVYKPGNVKLKPELLGEIQEGIAAQFGTGPKPLDLVFHGGSGSTDDEIAEAVANGVVKMNIDTDTQYAFTRSVAGFMFENYDGVLKVDGEVGNKKAYDPRAWGKIAESAMAARVVEATKQLGSFGKSQS; encoded by the coding sequence ATGCCCGTCGCCACCCCCGAGCAGTACGCCGAGATGCTGGACCGCGCGAAGGCCGGCGGCTTCGCGTACCCTGCGATCAACGCCGCCAGCTCGCAGTCGATCAACGCGATCCTGCAGGGTCTCACCGAGGCCGGATCCGACGGCATCATCCAGGTGACCACGGGCGGCGCCGACTACTTCGCCGGGCACACCGTCAAGGGCCGCGCCACCGGCGCGCTCGCGTTCGCGAAGTTCGCCACCGAGGTCGCCAAGAACTACCCGGTCACGATCGCGCTCCACACCGACCACTGCCCGAAGCCCGCGCTCGAGGACTTCGTCCTGCCGCTCATCGCCGCCTCGGAAGAAGAGGTCAGGTCCGGTGGCAGCCCCCTCTTCCAGTCGCACATGTGGGACGGCTCGGCCGTCCCGCTCGATGAGAACGTCGAGATCGCGAAGGAGCTTCTCCCGCGGCTGAAGGCGATCAACGCGATCCTCGAGGTCGAGATCGGCGTCGTCGGCGGAGAAGAGGACGGGGTCAAGCACGAGGGCACCAACGACGCGCTGTACACCACCACGGGCGATGTCTCGAAGTTCGTCGAGGCGCTCGGACTCGGGGAGAACGGCCGGTACATCGCGGCCCTCACGTTCGGAAACGTGCACGGCGTCTACAAGCCGGGCAACGTCAAGCTCAAGCCCGAGCTCCTCGGCGAGATCCAGGAGGGCATCGCCGCACAGTTCGGCACCGGGCCGAAGCCCCTCGACCTCGTCTTCCACGGCGGCAGCGGCTCGACCGACGACGAGATCGCCGAGGCGGTCGCCAACGGCGTCGTGAAGATGAACATCGACACCGACACCCAGTACGCCTTCACCCGCTCGGTCGCCGGCTTCATGTTCGAGAACTACGACGGAGTGCTCAAGGTCGACGGCGAGGTGGGGAACAAGAAGGCCTACGACCCCCGCGCGTGGGGCAAGATCGCGGAGTCGGCGATGGCGGCTCGCGTCGTCGAGGCGACGAAGCAGCTCGGCTCCTTCGGCAAGTCCCAGAGCTGA
- the glpX gene encoding class II fructose-bisphosphatase, giving the protein MVSLTEDLSPLHPDRNLALELVRATEAAAIRAVPFIGRGQKELADGAAVDAMRAFLTTVNFDGVIVIGEGEKDNAPMLYNGESVGNGRGPRCDIAVDPIDGTTLTAEGRNNALSVIAVSDRGSMLDASSVFYMDKLVTGPAGVGVVDIRLPIAENIRLLAKALGKPVDELVVSVLNRPRHAQLIQEIRDAGAGTRLMSDGDVAGGINAARHNARTDMCVGIGGSPEGIVTACAIKALGGHIQGRLWPRDDDEKQKGVEAGLRLDDFVYEADDLVTGRNTLFVATGVTNGELVGGVRRDGDWIYTESVVLRGASGTLRRITSEHLTSKWL; this is encoded by the coding sequence ATGGTGAGCCTGACCGAAGACCTGAGCCCTCTGCATCCCGACCGCAACCTCGCTCTCGAGCTGGTGCGGGCCACGGAGGCGGCGGCCATCCGGGCGGTGCCGTTCATCGGCCGCGGGCAGAAGGAGCTCGCCGACGGAGCCGCCGTCGACGCGATGCGCGCATTCCTCACGACGGTCAACTTCGACGGTGTGATCGTCATCGGCGAGGGCGAGAAGGACAACGCGCCGATGCTGTACAACGGCGAGAGCGTCGGTAACGGGAGGGGCCCGCGGTGCGACATCGCGGTCGACCCGATCGACGGCACGACGCTCACGGCGGAGGGACGGAACAACGCGCTGTCGGTGATCGCGGTGTCCGACCGCGGGTCGATGCTGGACGCGTCCTCGGTCTTCTACATGGACAAGCTCGTGACCGGACCGGCGGGGGTCGGCGTCGTCGACATCCGTCTTCCCATCGCCGAGAACATCCGCCTCCTGGCCAAAGCCCTCGGCAAGCCCGTCGACGAGCTCGTCGTGTCGGTGCTGAATCGCCCGCGTCACGCGCAGCTCATCCAGGAGATCCGGGATGCCGGCGCCGGCACGCGGCTCATGTCCGACGGCGATGTCGCCGGCGGCATCAACGCCGCTCGCCACAACGCGCGCACCGACATGTGCGTCGGCATCGGCGGCAGCCCGGAGGGCATCGTGACCGCGTGCGCGATCAAGGCGCTCGGCGGTCACATCCAGGGTCGCCTCTGGCCGCGCGACGACGACGAGAAGCAGAAGGGCGTCGAGGCCGGGCTCCGGCTCGACGACTTCGTCTACGAGGCGGACGACCTCGTGACCGGCAGGAACACGCTGTTCGTCGCCACGGGCGTGACGAACGGCGAGCTCGTCGGCGGGGTCCGCCGGGACGGCGACTGGATCTACACCGAGAGCGTCGTGCTGCGCGGGGCCTCGGGGACGCTGCGTCGCATCACGTCGGAGCACCTGACGTCGAAGTGGCTGTGA
- a CDS encoding UDP-N-acetylmuramyl pentapeptide phosphotransferase, giving the protein MTVQTTGPQTGAQAVIKDATDPARRPDVFFRVRRDEGHQVSAWWMIGAFVVVSAGVIALMSLVPGGA; this is encoded by the coding sequence ATGACTGTGCAGACCACGGGTCCGCAGACCGGAGCCCAAGCCGTTATCAAAGACGCTACCGACCCCGCCCGGCGCCCCGACGTCTTCTTCCGGGTGCGCCGAGACGAGGGTCACCAGGTCTCGGCGTGGTGGATGATCGGGGCCTTCGTGGTCGTGTCCGCCGGTGTGATAGCGCTCATGAGCCTCGTCCCCGGCGGCGCCTGA
- a CDS encoding DNA recombination protein RmuC yields MDALLVAILVIGGLAAGLLAGWFAGLARGTTRSAREQAELRARLAGSEAARAGVQAQLDHQQLLYRELAGQARADQAMREERERREHAVLRALAPVSETLHTMQQKVDALERDRQAQFGALAEQLRHSRESDEALRATTEALAGALRSGSTRGVWGETQLRRVVEAAGLTRYVDFETQASIVTDAGAGRPDMVIRLPGDKALAVDAKVPLDAYLEASAIPLTAQGAEGARRKTLLEKHVKAVRGHVDALAKKTYWAGLSSSPEFVVCFVPSESLLAAALEEDPALLDYAFGRRVALASPVNLWAVLKTVAYTWTQQDVSAEARRLFELGNQLYERLGGLAGHADDLRRAIERTVDSYNKFTGSLESRVLVSARRFPGIDATKLDAVSAPPAIDRAPRHLTAPELLEAIDAGESSDELDLSADLGELRDRISTD; encoded by the coding sequence ATGGATGCTCTTCTCGTCGCGATCCTCGTGATCGGCGGTCTCGCGGCCGGCCTTCTCGCCGGGTGGTTCGCGGGACTCGCGCGCGGCACGACGCGCAGCGCCCGCGAGCAGGCGGAGCTGCGGGCGCGCCTGGCGGGGTCGGAAGCCGCGCGCGCCGGTGTGCAGGCCCAGCTCGATCATCAGCAGCTGCTCTACCGCGAGCTTGCGGGGCAGGCGCGGGCCGATCAGGCCATGCGGGAGGAACGCGAGCGTCGCGAGCACGCCGTGCTGCGTGCCCTCGCGCCGGTCAGCGAGACGCTCCACACGATGCAGCAGAAGGTCGACGCCCTCGAGCGCGACCGCCAGGCGCAGTTCGGCGCGCTCGCCGAGCAGCTGCGGCACTCGCGCGAGTCGGACGAAGCGCTGCGCGCGACGACGGAAGCGCTCGCCGGCGCTCTGCGCTCGGGAAGCACGCGCGGCGTGTGGGGCGAGACGCAGCTCCGTCGTGTCGTCGAAGCCGCGGGGCTGACGAGATACGTCGACTTCGAGACCCAGGCCTCCATCGTGACGGATGCCGGAGCCGGCCGTCCCGACATGGTGATCCGGCTGCCCGGCGACAAGGCGCTCGCGGTCGACGCGAAGGTGCCGCTCGACGCCTATCTCGAGGCGAGCGCCATCCCCCTCACCGCTCAGGGCGCCGAAGGCGCACGCCGCAAGACGCTGCTCGAGAAGCACGTCAAGGCCGTGCGCGGGCACGTCGACGCGCTCGCGAAGAAGACCTACTGGGCAGGGCTGTCGTCGAGCCCCGAGTTCGTCGTCTGCTTCGTGCCGTCGGAATCCCTGCTTGCGGCCGCGCTCGAAGAAGACCCTGCCCTCCTCGACTACGCCTTCGGCCGCCGCGTCGCCCTCGCTTCGCCGGTCAACCTGTGGGCAGTGCTCAAGACCGTCGCCTATACGTGGACGCAGCAGGATGTCTCGGCCGAGGCCCGACGTCTCTTCGAGCTCGGCAACCAGCTCTACGAGCGGCTGGGCGGGCTCGCGGGTCACGCCGACGACCTGCGACGCGCGATCGAGCGGACGGTCGACAGCTACAACAAGTTCACCGGCTCGCTCGAGTCCCGCGTGCTCGTCTCCGCTCGGCGGTTCCCGGGCATCGACGCCACCAAGCTCGACGCCGTGTCGGCTCCCCCGGCGATCGACCGAGCGCCCCGCCACCTGACGGCCCCGGAGCTTCTCGAGGCGATCGACGCCGGCGAGTCCTCCGACGAACTGGATCTGAGCGCCGACCTCGGCGAGCTGCGCGACCGCATCTCGACCGACTGA
- a CDS encoding HNH endonuclease signature motif containing protein, producing the protein MRSDGVLGFTDAQSAALAEAAQLLQRGMDAAAQAAAMITTALARGGRVAEDVASSSDARVREHDMALRAIAAELAGILRQDDRTVQRRIGDARELTELYPRTFEAGRRNEISERHQRLILDLGAALPSDERVDFETAAIAVCREDTPGRVKGRLEMIAARLHPRTLSERHREARDARNVRVIDLGEGMSDLIATLPTVLAHAVCGRLTAQGRAIADTRTRDRSARDGTAGAAPAGTSPEPVLSRLIPSEVTISDARTLDQVRADVLADILLTAAPDADPTRTDDGPGTLGAIRARVQVVVPALTLLGADDGPVDLVGRSPIDADTARALLGATKHPIERILTDPVTGSVIEVDTYERPASLDRYLRARDQRCRFPGCRMPAVRCEVDHNHDAARGGRTCRRNLCHLCQRHHSMKQFTAWKVRPLEDGLLEWTSPLGRVYIDRPPMPVTFVPDPEPGRAFDPPGADRTTPSDAAAGPQDGADAPF; encoded by the coding sequence ATGCGAAGCGATGGAGTTCTCGGCTTCACCGACGCGCAGTCCGCCGCGCTCGCTGAGGCAGCGCAGCTGCTCCAGCGCGGAATGGATGCCGCGGCCCAGGCTGCTGCGATGATCACGACGGCGCTGGCGAGGGGTGGCAGAGTCGCCGAAGACGTCGCCTCGTCGAGCGACGCCCGCGTGCGCGAGCACGACATGGCGCTCCGCGCGATCGCCGCCGAGCTGGCCGGCATCCTCCGGCAGGACGACCGTACCGTCCAGCGTCGCATCGGCGACGCGCGGGAGCTCACCGAGCTGTATCCGCGGACCTTCGAGGCCGGGAGGCGCAACGAGATCTCCGAGCGGCACCAGCGGCTCATCCTCGATCTCGGCGCTGCGCTGCCTTCCGACGAACGCGTCGACTTCGAGACGGCCGCGATCGCGGTGTGCCGGGAAGACACACCCGGTCGTGTGAAGGGCCGGCTCGAGATGATCGCAGCACGGCTGCACCCGCGCACCCTGTCCGAGCGGCATCGCGAGGCCCGGGACGCCCGCAACGTGAGAGTGATCGACCTCGGCGAAGGCATGTCGGATCTCATCGCAACACTTCCCACGGTGCTCGCCCATGCGGTCTGCGGCAGGCTCACCGCGCAGGGCCGAGCCATCGCCGACACCCGCACGCGCGATCGCAGCGCGCGAGACGGGACGGCGGGTGCTGCGCCCGCGGGAACGTCGCCCGAGCCCGTGCTCTCGCGGCTGATCCCGAGCGAGGTCACGATCAGCGACGCGCGGACCTTGGATCAGGTGCGTGCGGACGTGCTCGCCGACATCCTCCTGACCGCGGCACCGGATGCCGACCCGACCCGCACCGACGACGGACCGGGGACGCTCGGCGCCATCCGCGCCCGCGTCCAGGTGGTCGTGCCCGCGCTCACCCTGCTGGGAGCGGACGACGGACCGGTCGACCTCGTCGGGCGTTCCCCGATCGACGCAGATACGGCGCGAGCGCTGCTCGGCGCGACGAAGCACCCGATCGAGCGGATCCTCACCGACCCGGTCACCGGATCCGTCATCGAGGTCGACACGTACGAGCGCCCGGCCTCGCTCGATCGGTATCTTCGGGCGCGCGACCAGCGGTGCCGTTTCCCGGGCTGCCGTATGCCGGCCGTGCGCTGCGAGGTGGATCACAATCACGACGCGGCACGAGGCGGCAGGACCTGCCGGCGCAACCTCTGTCACCTCTGTCAGAGGCACCACTCGATGAAGCAGTTCACGGCCTGGAAGGTGCGGCCGCTCGAGGACGGCCTCCTGGAGTGGACCTCACCGCTCGGCCGCGTCTACATCGACCGACCGCCGATGCCGGTGACCTTCGTGCCCGACCCGGAGCCCGGCCGGGCCTTCGATCCGCCGGGCGCTGACCGAACAACGCCGTCCGACGCGGCCGCTGGACCTCAGGATGGGGCGGATGCGCCGTTCTGA
- a CDS encoding exonuclease domain-containing protein has product MPLDFTAIDFETANSSTASACSVGLARVRDGEVVATAGWLIQPPPGHDRFFDVNTRIHGIRERDVVGAKGWTEQLDDLAAFIGGDVLVAHNAGFDMTVIRLACEATGEVCPPYRYLCSLQLARKLYDLDSYRLPSVAAVAGFVDFAHHDAAADALACAHIVIDAAQRTGAYSVTSLAEAANVRISQIRVVEPAPLFDFGSVVAVA; this is encoded by the coding sequence GTGCCATTGGATTTCACCGCGATCGACTTCGAGACGGCGAATTCCAGCACCGCGTCGGCGTGTTCCGTCGGCCTCGCGCGAGTCCGCGACGGAGAGGTCGTCGCGACTGCCGGATGGCTCATCCAGCCGCCGCCGGGCCACGACCGCTTCTTCGACGTGAACACGCGGATCCACGGCATCCGCGAGCGGGACGTCGTCGGTGCGAAGGGCTGGACGGAGCAGTTGGACGACCTCGCCGCCTTCATCGGCGGCGACGTCCTCGTCGCGCACAACGCGGGCTTCGACATGACGGTCATCAGGCTCGCGTGCGAGGCGACGGGCGAGGTGTGCCCGCCGTACCGCTACCTGTGCAGCCTGCAGCTCGCGCGCAAGCTGTACGATCTCGACTCCTATCGGCTGCCGTCCGTCGCCGCCGTGGCCGGCTTCGTGGACTTCGCCCATCACGATGCAGCGGCCGATGCGCTCGCCTGCGCGCACATCGTCATCGATGCGGCGCAGCGCACCGGCGCCTACAGTGTGACGTCGCTCGCCGAGGCGGCCAACGTCCGCATCTCGCAGATCCGGGTCGTCGAACCCGCACCGCTCTTCGACTTCGGGTCCGTGGTCGCCGTCGCCTGA
- a CDS encoding methyltransferase domain-containing protein, with translation MASREEMSTSFGAAAGVYESGRPEYPREAVEWLLEPLRAEQRAIRVADVGAGTGKLTRTLVEAGAEVVAIDPDPDMLTTLRGNVRAVPTFAGTGERMPLPDASVDAVAFGQAWHWVDPVAASAEAARVLRPGGVLGLIWNVRDERVEWVRRLTAIMHGSAAETMIAEGGPAPRHPFDSFDRRTWDWKRPLTKHAFLDMAASRSYILTAPEDERTRILHEVGELYDEVGGDGEVALPYRTEAFRGIRP, from the coding sequence ATGGCCAGCCGCGAGGAGATGTCCACATCGTTCGGAGCAGCCGCCGGAGTGTACGAGTCGGGGCGCCCGGAGTACCCCCGCGAGGCCGTCGAGTGGCTCCTCGAGCCGCTGCGCGCGGAGCAGCGCGCCATTCGCGTCGCCGACGTGGGCGCCGGCACCGGCAAGCTCACGCGCACCCTCGTCGAGGCGGGGGCCGAGGTTGTCGCGATCGACCCCGATCCGGACATGCTGACGACGCTGCGGGGCAACGTCCGGGCCGTGCCGACCTTCGCGGGCACCGGAGAGCGGATGCCGCTGCCCGACGCGAGCGTCGACGCGGTCGCCTTCGGCCAGGCGTGGCACTGGGTCGACCCCGTCGCGGCCTCGGCGGAGGCGGCGCGCGTCCTCCGTCCGGGCGGCGTCCTCGGCCTCATCTGGAACGTCCGGGACGAGCGCGTCGAGTGGGTCCGCCGCCTGACGGCGATCATGCACGGTTCGGCTGCCGAGACGATGATCGCCGAGGGCGGCCCGGCGCCGCGGCATCCCTTCGACTCGTTCGACCGCCGGACGTGGGACTGGAAGCGCCCCCTCACGAAGCACGCCTTCCTCGACATGGCCGCATCGCGGAGCTACATCCTGACGGCCCCGGAGGACGAGCGGACGCGAATCCTCCACGAGGTCGGCGAACTGTACGACGAGGTCGGGGGCGACGGCGAGGTGGCGCTGCCGTACCGCACCGAGGCGTTCCGAGGCATCCGTCCGTGA
- a CDS encoding dihydrofolate reductase family protein, which translates to MSARKLIVCNFVTVDGRYEDDDHDIVSFFEHHHPDYEGADSFDHYTAGLLEESDTLLLSGRRSFLGNMEYWSEVRGDPQATRIRRRFAELILEVDKIVVSDTVSDDDIAPYPHTRIVRIGDARTEVAALKQAPGRGILILLGRVLWNDLMHAGLVDELHLVTFPLIAGGGVSLFDSRPPVALRLIGTHVWEESGNVLMRWRVDPD; encoded by the coding sequence GTGAGTGCGCGGAAGCTGATCGTCTGCAACTTCGTCACGGTCGACGGCCGTTACGAAGACGACGACCACGACATCGTCTCGTTCTTCGAGCACCATCATCCCGACTACGAGGGCGCGGACTCGTTCGACCACTACACGGCCGGGCTGCTCGAGGAGTCCGATACCCTGCTCCTCTCGGGCCGTCGGTCGTTCCTGGGCAACATGGAGTACTGGTCCGAGGTGCGCGGCGACCCGCAGGCGACGAGGATCCGACGCCGGTTCGCCGAGCTGATCCTCGAGGTCGACAAGATCGTCGTGTCCGACACGGTCTCGGACGACGACATCGCACCGTATCCGCACACGCGGATCGTCCGGATCGGCGACGCCCGCACCGAGGTCGCGGCGCTGAAGCAGGCGCCGGGGCGAGGCATCCTGATCCTCCTCGGACGAGTCCTGTGGAACGACCTCATGCATGCGGGACTGGTCGACGAGCTGCACCTCGTCACCTTCCCCCTGATCGCGGGCGGCGGAGTGTCGCTGTTCGACTCGCGACCGCCCGTCGCTCTGCGCTTGATCGGGACGCACGTCTGGGAGGAGTCGGGCAACGTGCTCATGCGGTGGCGCGTCGACCCGGATTGA
- the ychF gene encoding redox-regulated ATPase YchF, translated as MALTIGIVGLPNVGKSTLFNALTKNQVLAANYPFATIEPNIGVVNLPDPRLDTLAEIFHSERILPAAVSFVDIAGIVRGASEGEGLGNKFLANIREADAIAQVVRGFADDDVVHVEGAVNPQSDMETINAELQLADLETLEKAITRYEKEVRGRKLDPAVLSTAEAARDALQRGELLSASGIDLTPIKELGLLTAKPFIFVFNVDEAVLTDASRKAELEALVAPAKAVFLDAKIESELIDLDPEDAAELLASTGQEESGLDQLARIGFDTLGLQTYLTAGPKEARAWTIGKGWKAPQAAGVIHTDFEKGFIKAEVISFDDLVATGSVVEARAKGKARLEGKDYVMQDGDVVEFRFNV; from the coding sequence GTGGCTCTCACCATCGGAATCGTCGGTCTGCCCAATGTCGGCAAGTCCACCCTCTTCAACGCCCTGACCAAGAACCAGGTGCTCGCGGCGAACTATCCCTTCGCGACGATCGAGCCGAACATCGGCGTGGTCAACCTGCCGGACCCGCGACTGGACACGCTGGCCGAGATCTTCCACAGCGAGCGCATCCTCCCGGCCGCCGTCTCCTTCGTCGACATTGCCGGCATCGTGCGCGGCGCATCGGAGGGCGAGGGCCTCGGCAACAAGTTCCTCGCCAACATCCGCGAGGCCGACGCCATCGCGCAGGTTGTGCGCGGCTTCGCCGATGACGACGTCGTGCACGTCGAGGGCGCGGTGAATCCGCAGAGCGACATGGAGACGATCAACGCCGAACTGCAGCTCGCCGACCTCGAGACGCTCGAGAAGGCGATCACCCGGTACGAGAAGGAGGTGCGCGGCCGCAAGCTCGACCCCGCCGTGCTCTCGACCGCGGAGGCCGCGCGCGACGCGCTGCAGCGCGGAGAGCTGCTGTCGGCGTCGGGCATCGACCTCACGCCGATCAAGGAGCTGGGCCTCCTGACAGCGAAGCCGTTCATCTTCGTCTTCAACGTCGATGAGGCGGTGCTGACGGATGCCTCGCGCAAGGCTGAGCTCGAAGCGCTCGTCGCGCCGGCGAAGGCCGTCTTCCTCGACGCGAAGATCGAGTCCGAGCTGATCGACCTGGATCCCGAGGATGCCGCGGAGCTGCTGGCGTCGACGGGACAGGAGGAGTCGGGGCTCGACCAGCTCGCGCGGATCGGCTTCGACACGCTCGGACTGCAGACGTACTTGACGGCGGGGCCCAAGGAGGCCCGGGCGTGGACGATCGGCAAGGGCTGGAAGGCCCCTCAGGCGGCCGGCGTGATCCACACCGACTTCGAGAAGGGCTTCATCAAGGCGGAGGTCATCTCCTTCGACGACCTCGTCGCGACGGGCTCGGTCGTCGAGGCCCGCGCCAAGGGCAAGGCGCGCCTGGAGGGCAAGGACTACGTCATGCAGGACGGCGACGTCGTGGAGTTCCGCTTCAACGTCTGA
- a CDS encoding LysR family transcriptional regulator, with translation MKIALLQRFVALVENDLHFPRAAAALGIPLPSLYSSVEKLEAEVGAPLTTGEGAGRRLTPAGSLLLVEARQRVAEAPPPAPQPAGNAGGKARASKGKGRAPVVKGQPKPYKKRQGR, from the coding sequence GTGAAGATCGCCCTCCTGCAACGGTTCGTCGCGCTGGTCGAGAACGACCTGCACTTCCCGCGGGCTGCGGCGGCACTCGGCATCCCGCTCCCCTCGCTGTACTCGTCCGTCGAGAAGCTCGAGGCCGAGGTCGGGGCGCCGCTTACCACAGGCGAGGGAGCCGGTCGGCGTCTCACTCCGGCGGGGTCCCTCCTCCTTGTGGAGGCTCGGCAGCGCGTCGCCGAAGCTCCTCCTCCCGCGCCTCAGCCGGCCGGGAACGCGGGCGGGAAGGCCCGAGCCTCGAAGGGCAAGGGGCGGGCGCCGGTCGTGAAGGGCCAGCCGAAGCCCTACAAGAAGCGCCAGGGCCGGTAG
- a CDS encoding hemerythrin domain-containing protein, with protein sequence MAVKLPSSGALPAGQSPGCDPSGLILVHRIFRWMYSQLPMLIREVAPEDLVRAETVGVYAKLYFDALHLHHETEDLMLWDRLTAREPGCAAHVDRMKAQHRDVAERLGRIEPQLAPWVATADPGRRDALARDIESLHDTLVVHLDQEEDDIMPVAGAVMSQQEWDELETHTRAELTARRKEWPRDVMSLQLGLLLASVPPSERDEWYRTNVPAPVRLLYLLLLKRRYDSAMRELYPTGAVPPMV encoded by the coding sequence ATGGCTGTCAAGCTGCCCTCCTCTGGAGCACTGCCCGCGGGACAGTCGCCCGGGTGCGACCCCTCGGGCCTGATCCTCGTGCATCGCATCTTCCGCTGGATGTACTCGCAGCTGCCGATGCTGATCCGCGAGGTGGCGCCCGAGGACCTCGTGCGCGCGGAGACCGTCGGCGTGTACGCCAAGCTGTACTTCGACGCACTTCACCTGCATCACGAGACGGAAGACCTCATGCTGTGGGACCGCCTGACCGCGCGGGAACCCGGATGCGCGGCGCACGTGGACCGGATGAAGGCCCAGCACCGCGACGTGGCTGAGCGACTCGGCCGCATCGAGCCCCAGCTCGCGCCGTGGGTCGCGACGGCGGATCCCGGGCGTCGGGACGCTCTCGCTCGCGACATCGAGTCGCTTCACGACACGCTGGTCGTCCACCTCGATCAGGAGGAGGACGACATCATGCCGGTCGCGGGCGCGGTCATGTCGCAGCAGGAGTGGGACGAGCTGGAGACGCACACGCGCGCCGAGCTGACCGCGCGGCGCAAGGAGTGGCCGCGAGACGTGATGTCGCTGCAGCTCGGGCTGCTCCTCGCGAGCGTTCCGCCGTCGGAGCGCGACGAGTGGTACCGCACGAACGTGCCGGCGCCCGTGCGCCTGCTCTACCTGCTGCTGCTCAAGCGCCGCTACGACAGCGCGATGCGCGAGCTCTATCCGACCGGAGCAGTGCCTCCGATGGTGTGA
- a CDS encoding APC family permease, giving the protein MLPTDTSTDADGSSPTRLRRAITLPLLYAFILGDVLGAGIYALMGVLGEEVGGMLWAPLLLALLLAMLTAGSYAELVTKYPRAGGAAVFAERAFRNKLVSFLIGFSMLAAGVTSAAGLSLAFAGDYFSTFVDLPTIPVAVVFLALVALLNLRGIRESMGANFVMTIIEVSGLVIVIVVVALMLGGGRGDVSRVTQLPEGAGLGAAVLGGAIIAYYSFVGFETSANMIEEVKRPSKTYPVALFAALITAGVIYILVGLASAIALPASALAESSGPLLAVVEASGVAIPSWLFSLIALIAVANGALLTMIMTSRLTYGMSEQGLLPGILSRVLPHRKTPWVAILTTTLVAMLLTLVGDLATLAETVVLLLLIVFLSANVSVLVLRREKVEHPHFRVWTFVPILGIASCIILLTQQRPIVWLFAAGLLAVGVVLFFASRWGRRRDARKSSVDAVGQRER; this is encoded by the coding sequence ATGCTTCCCACCGACACGTCGACCGACGCCGACGGCTCATCTCCCACCCGCCTGCGCCGCGCCATCACCCTGCCGCTGCTGTATGCGTTCATCCTCGGCGACGTGCTCGGCGCGGGTATCTACGCCCTGATGGGAGTCCTCGGGGAAGAGGTCGGGGGGATGCTGTGGGCGCCGCTCCTGCTCGCCCTCCTGCTCGCGATGCTCACTGCCGGCTCCTACGCCGAGCTCGTGACGAAGTATCCGCGCGCAGGGGGCGCAGCCGTCTTCGCCGAGCGCGCCTTCCGCAACAAGCTCGTCTCCTTCCTCATCGGCTTCTCGATGCTCGCGGCCGGCGTCACGAGCGCTGCCGGGCTGTCGCTGGCGTTCGCGGGCGACTACTTCAGCACCTTCGTCGACCTGCCGACCATTCCGGTCGCCGTGGTCTTCCTCGCGCTCGTCGCGCTGCTCAACCTCCGAGGCATCCGCGAATCGATGGGCGCGAACTTCGTCATGACGATCATCGAGGTGAGCGGCCTCGTCATCGTGATCGTCGTCGTCGCGCTGATGCTGGGCGGCGGCAGAGGAGACGTGTCGCGGGTCACGCAGCTGCCGGAGGGCGCCGGCCTCGGCGCGGCCGTCCTCGGCGGCGCCATCATCGCGTACTACTCGTTCGTCGGATTCGAGACGTCGGCCAACATGATCGAGGAGGTGAAGCGACCGAGCAAGACCTACCCGGTCGCGCTGTTCGCCGCCCTCATCACAGCCGGAGTCATCTACATCCTCGTCGGCCTGGCGAGCGCCATCGCGTTGCCGGCGAGCGCGCTCGCAGAATCGAGCGGTCCTCTGCTGGCCGTCGTCGAGGCGAGCGGCGTCGCGATCCCGTCGTGGCTGTTCAGCCTCATCGCGCTCATCGCCGTCGCCAACGGCGCGCTGCTCACCATGATCATGACCAGCCGGCTCACGTACGGCATGTCGGAGCAGGGCCTGCTCCCCGGCATCCTGTCCCGCGTCCTTCCCCACCGGAAGACGCCGTGGGTCGCGATCCTGACGACCACGCTCGTCGCGATGCTGCTGACGCTCGTCGGCGATCTGGCGACGCTCGCCGAGACGGTCGTGCTGCTCCTTCTGATCGTCTTCCTGAGCGCCAACGTGTCGGTGCTGGTGCTGCGTCGCGAGAAGGTCGAGCATCCTCACTTCCGGGTCTGGACGTTCGTCCCGATCCTGGGGATCGCATCCTGCATCATCCTGCTCACCCAGCAGCGACCGATCGTCTGGCTCTTCGCCGCGGGACTGCTGGCTGTGGGCGTTGTGCTGTTCTTCGCGTCGCGATGGGGCCGTCGCCGCGATGCCCGGAAGTCGAGCGTGGATGCTGTGGGCCAGCGCGAACGCTGA